A genome region from Hydrogenoanaerobacterium saccharovorans includes the following:
- a CDS encoding glutamate synthase-related protein yields the protein MSIDFLYPEYEVVRNPQRCITCRVCERQCANEVHSYDKELNQMLSDESKCVNCHRCVALCPTRALKIVKTDHTFKESSNWPNGTIGEIYRQAGSGGVLLSSMGNPKDYPVYWDKILINASQVTNPSIDPLREPMETKVFLGKRPDLIERDENGNLKNNLAPHLQLKVPIMFGAMSYGSISYNAHESLARAATKLGTFYNTGEGGLHQDFYQYGANTIVQVASGRFGVHKNYLQAGAAIEIKMGQGAKPGIGGHLPGAKIVSDVSRTRMIPEGSDAISPAPHHDIYSIEDLRQLVYSLKEATAYTKPVSVKIAAVHNVAAIASGIARSGADIIVIDGFRGGTGAAPTRIRDNVGIPIELALAAVDQRLRDEGIRDNVSIVASGSIRSSSDIVKAVALGADAVYIGTAALLALGCHLCRSCQLGKCNWGIATQRAELVKRLNPDIGSERLVNLVTAWDHEIKEMMGGMGINSIDALKGNRLMLRGIGLNQKELDILGIMHAGE from the coding sequence ATGTCAATTGATTTTCTTTACCCTGAATACGAAGTTGTGCGTAACCCCCAGCGTTGCATTACCTGCCGTGTTTGTGAGCGTCAATGTGCCAATGAGGTACACAGCTACGATAAAGAACTGAACCAAATGCTCAGCGATGAAAGCAAATGCGTAAACTGCCACCGCTGTGTTGCACTTTGCCCAACAAGGGCATTAAAGATAGTAAAAACAGACCATACTTTTAAAGAGAGTTCTAACTGGCCGAACGGCACGATTGGCGAAATTTATCGTCAGGCAGGCAGCGGTGGTGTGTTGCTTTCTTCTATGGGCAACCCCAAAGATTACCCTGTTTACTGGGATAAAATTCTCATTAATGCGTCACAGGTCACTAATCCATCCATTGACCCGCTGCGTGAGCCGATGGAAACCAAGGTGTTTCTCGGCAAGCGCCCCGATTTAATAGAGCGTGATGAAAATGGCAATTTAAAAAACAACCTCGCCCCCCATTTGCAACTCAAAGTGCCTATCATGTTCGGTGCAATGTCCTATGGTTCTATCAGTTATAACGCGCATGAGAGTTTAGCACGTGCTGCAACAAAGCTCGGTACTTTTTACAACACCGGTGAGGGCGGGCTGCACCAAGATTTTTACCAATACGGTGCAAACACTATCGTTCAAGTTGCATCAGGGCGCTTTGGTGTCCACAAGAATTATTTACAGGCGGGTGCAGCAATCGAAATCAAAATGGGTCAGGGTGCTAAACCGGGTATCGGTGGTCATCTTCCCGGCGCAAAAATTGTAAGTGATGTTTCTCGTACCCGTATGATTCCCGAAGGCAGTGATGCTATTTCGCCCGCACCGCATCACGATATCTACTCCATTGAAGATTTAAGACAGCTTGTCTATTCTTTAAAAGAGGCTACCGCTTATACCAAGCCGGTCAGCGTTAAGATTGCGGCGGTACACAATGTTGCAGCAATTGCAAGCGGTATTGCACGCAGCGGTGCAGATATTATTGTAATAGACGGCTTCCGCGGCGGAACAGGAGCAGCACCTACCCGCATCCGCGATAACGTGGGTATCCCCATTGAACTTGCACTTGCAGCGGTAGACCAAAGGTTGCGCGATGAAGGCATCCGCGATAACGTATCCATTGTGGCAAGCGGCAGTATCCGCAGCAGCTCCGATATTGTCAAGGCAGTTGCGCTTGGTGCAGATGCGGTATATATCGGTACAGCGGCTCTGCTAGCTTTGGGGTGCCACCTGTGCAGAAGCTGCCAGCTTGGCAAATGCAATTGGGGCATTGCAACACAGCGCGCAGAGTTGGTAAAACGGCTCAATCCTGATATTGGCAGCGAGCGCCTTGTCAACCTTGTTACCGCGTGGGACCACGAAATTAAAGAGATGATGGGCGGCATGGGCATCAACTCCATCGACGCGCTCAAGGGCAACCGTTTAATGTTGCGCGGTATAGGTTTGAATCAAAAAGAACTGGACATATTAGGTATTATGCATGCAGGTGAATAA
- a CDS encoding class II glutamine amidotransferase, producing the protein MLKKEGQIRIPSGCAISGIFAKDGKRLCGDAIVKSIATMHDRSNGLGGGFAGYGIYPEYKDLYAFHVFYDDINAREQCGRFLEKRFDVVNLSKIPIKKTPKITNEPLIWRYFVTPLQTKLADSQLDEREYVARCVIRINTEIDGAYVFSSGKNMGVFKAVGFPEDVGEFYRLDEYEGYCWTAHGRYPTNTPGWWGGAHPFAMLDYSIVHNGEISSYDANRRYIEMFGYKCTLLTDTEVITYIIDYLNRRKGLTLEEIASVVAAPFWNTIEQKPAAEREKLTYLRTVFSSLLITGPFSILLGFDGGLMALNDRLKLRSMVVGEKDQMVYIASEECAIRAIEPNPHKIWSPKGGEPVIITLNGGVR; encoded by the coding sequence ATGTTAAAAAAAGAAGGTCAAATCAGGATACCATCGGGCTGTGCGATTTCTGGCATTTTTGCCAAAGACGGCAAACGGCTTTGCGGTGATGCAATCGTAAAATCCATTGCAACGATGCATGACCGCAGCAACGGTTTAGGCGGTGGTTTTGCAGGCTATGGTATCTATCCCGAATATAAAGATTTATATGCATTTCATGTTTTTTATGATGATATTAATGCAAGAGAACAATGTGGGCGGTTTTTGGAAAAACGCTTTGATGTTGTAAATCTTTCTAAAATTCCCATTAAAAAAACACCTAAAATAACAAATGAACCTCTTATTTGGCGTTACTTTGTTACCCCTTTACAAACAAAACTTGCCGATTCACAGTTGGATGAGCGGGAATATGTGGCTCGCTGTGTAATTCGCATCAACACTGAAATAGACGGTGCCTATGTTTTTTCCAGCGGTAAAAATATGGGCGTGTTCAAAGCGGTGGGCTTTCCTGAAGATGTCGGCGAGTTTTACCGTTTGGATGAATACGAGGGCTATTGTTGGACGGCACACGGACGTTACCCAACCAATACTCCCGGATGGTGGGGCGGTGCTCATCCGTTTGCTATGCTGGATTATTCCATCGTGCACAACGGCGAAATATCCTCCTACGATGCAAACCGCCGTTACATTGAAATGTTCGGCTATAAGTGTACCTTGCTTACCGATACCGAAGTTATCACCTACATCATCGATTACCTTAACAGGCGCAAGGGGCTTACTCTTGAGGAAATTGCCAGTGTTGTGGCCGCACCTTTTTGGAACACCATCGAGCAAAAACCTGCCGCAGAGCGCGAAAAACTCACTTATCTGCGCACTGTGTTTTCCAGCCTGCTCATCACAGGTCCTTTTAGTATTTTGCTTGGGTTTGATGGCGGACTGATGGCACTGAACGACAGGTTGAAGCTACGTTCTATGGTCGTGGGCGAAAAAGACCAAATGGTTTATATTGCAAGCGAAGAATGTGCTATCCGTGCAATTGAGCCAAATCCCCACAAAATTTGGTCTCCTAAGGGCGGAGAGCCGGTTATTATTACACTAAACGGAGGTGTGCGGTAA
- a CDS encoding glutamine synthetase III: MSATTRVPEMFATMVFNDHVMKERLPKETYKALKKTMMNGKSLDLSIANIVANAMKDWAVEKGVTHFTHWFQPMTGITAEKHDSFISPTANGEVIMEFSGKELVRGEPDASSFPSGGLRATFEARGYTAWDPTAYAFIKDNTLCIPTVFYSYSGEVLDKKTPLLRSMEAINKQALRILKLFGDTTASRVITTVGPEQEYFLIDKALYEQRKDLVFCGRTLFGAKPPKGQELEDHYFGAIKTRVLDYMKDLDEELWKLGVLAKTKHNEVAPAQHELAPIFSNTNTATDHNQLTMEMMKKVAVRHGLTCLLHEKPFAGVNGSGKHNNWSISTDTGINLLEPGDSPCENAQFLLFLSAVIKAVDEYQDLLRVSVANAGNDHRLGANEAPPAIVSMFLGEELCEILESIETGSSYNKKDAVVMKLGVHTLPRIAKDTTDRNRTSPFAFTGNKFEFRMPGSTFSVSGPNIILNTIVAEVLSQFADQLESSDDFTSALNQLVKNTYTEHKRIIFNGNNYSEEWVAEAKKRGLLNLKSTPDALPYFVSDKNIELFTKHKIFTSTEMHSRYEILMESYCKTINIEALTMVDMVKKQILPAVLKYSGKLCKAAIEKKTLLSLSCCEPEESLVNRLSNLAACLYKKTSRLDTELLAAKEHEKDLKELADYYRDVIFTSMQELRAVADELEALCSEDCWPYPTYSKLLFYI, encoded by the coding sequence ATGAGTGCAACAACCCGTGTACCCGAAATGTTCGCAACTATGGTATTCAACGACCACGTTATGAAAGAGCGTCTGCCCAAAGAAACATACAAGGCTTTGAAAAAAACAATGATGAATGGTAAAAGTCTTGATCTATCTATTGCAAATATAGTAGCAAATGCTATGAAAGATTGGGCTGTTGAAAAAGGCGTAACTCATTTTACGCATTGGTTTCAACCTATGACGGGCATTACCGCCGAAAAGCATGATAGTTTTATTTCACCCACTGCCAACGGCGAAGTAATTATGGAGTTTTCGGGCAAAGAACTGGTTCGCGGTGAACCGGATGCATCCAGTTTCCCCTCCGGCGGTTTGAGGGCAACGTTTGAAGCGAGAGGGTACACCGCGTGGGACCCTACCGCATATGCATTTATTAAAGATAATACACTGTGCATCCCAACGGTATTTTACTCCTACTCCGGCGAAGTTTTAGATAAAAAGACGCCTCTGCTTCGCTCTATGGAGGCTATTAACAAGCAAGCACTGCGCATTTTAAAATTGTTTGGCGACACCACTGCATCGCGTGTTATTACAACAGTGGGCCCAGAACAGGAATATTTTTTAATTGATAAAGCACTGTATGAGCAACGTAAAGACCTTGTTTTTTGCGGAAGAACGCTGTTTGGTGCCAAACCTCCAAAAGGGCAGGAGCTTGAAGACCATTATTTTGGTGCAATTAAAACCCGCGTACTGGATTATATGAAAGATTTGGACGAGGAATTGTGGAAGCTCGGTGTTTTGGCGAAAACAAAGCACAACGAGGTAGCTCCTGCTCAACACGAGTTGGCACCTATTTTCAGCAATACAAACACTGCTACCGACCACAACCAGCTGACGATGGAAATGATGAAAAAAGTTGCAGTACGCCACGGGCTAACCTGCTTGCTGCACGAAAAACCATTTGCAGGCGTAAACGGCAGCGGTAAGCACAACAACTGGTCGATTTCTACCGATACAGGAATCAATCTGTTGGAGCCGGGTGACTCCCCTTGCGAAAATGCACAGTTTCTTTTGTTTTTATCCGCAGTTATCAAAGCAGTGGATGAGTATCAGGATTTGCTTCGTGTATCTGTCGCCAATGCAGGCAACGACCACAGGCTAGGCGCAAACGAAGCACCTCCGGCAATTGTTTCGATGTTTTTGGGCGAGGAACTTTGCGAAATTTTAGAATCAATCGAAACTGGAAGCAGCTATAACAAAAAAGATGCTGTGGTAATGAAGCTGGGTGTTCATACCTTGCCGCGTATCGCCAAAGACACCACGGACCGTAACCGAACCTCTCCGTTTGCTTTTACCGGCAACAAGTTTGAATTCCGTATGCCCGGTTCTACATTCTCGGTTTCCGGCCCGAACATCATACTAAACACCATCGTTGCTGAGGTTCTTAGCCAATTTGCCGACCAATTGGAGAGCTCAGACGACTTTACGTCCGCCCTCAACCAACTGGTGAAAAACACCTATACAGAACATAAGCGCATCATTTTTAACGGCAACAACTACTCGGAAGAATGGGTTGCCGAGGCAAAAAAGAGAGGGCTGCTCAACCTTAAATCTACTCCTGACGCATTGCCCTACTTTGTTTCGGATAAGAACATAGAGCTTTTTACCAAACACAAAATATTTACATCCACAGAGATGCATTCACGTTATGAAATATTGATGGAAAGCTACTGCAAAACCATCAATATTGAAGCGCTAACGATGGTTGATATGGTGAAAAAGCAAATTCTTCCAGCAGTACTGAAATACAGTGGAAAACTGTGTAAAGCTGCCATTGAAAAGAAAACTTTGCTTTCGCTTAGCTGCTGTGAGCCGGAAGAATCGCTGGTAAATCGCCTTTCCAACCTTGCCGCGTGCCTTTACAAAAAAACTTCTCGTTTGGATACAGAACTGCTTGCAGCTAAAGAGCATGAAAAAGACTTGAAAGAACTTGCGGATTATTACAGAGATGTGATTTTTACTTCGATGCAGGAACTGCGAGCTGTGGCAGATGAATTGGAGGCCCTGTGCAGTGAAGATTGCTGGCCCTACCCCACCTATAGCAAACTGTTGTTTTACATCTAA
- a CDS encoding PAS domain-containing sensor histidine kinase yields MSDVLKCLNLSKEKVYQYAQQINRMGSWVYWCDTEQGWWSDEVFEIYGRPQSAEFSKELFLSRIHPEDYKTFMETWQKALEGTPFQIVHRIDVNGETLWLEEKGEPVDDFVTGQKFIVGTVQDITGIKKQQEYRQSKQLEFQTIVRGISNQKEIEENNHLQSSFSMDKLKLEFISGLTHEFKTPIHMILSSLQILTLKMSMEDQEHYINYYKKFCDYIEHNAYKILRLTTNLLNSTKIENGFLELNFEVCDFKLLIEECVNSADIYAAAKGIKINILSYIKAGQNIYCDRDKIDCIMLNLLSNAIKYTNNGGKIDVILTENEQNLVVEVSDNGSGISKELLPHIFEKYRTAKSRLIKNCDGGGLGLCITKALVELHGGKITAHSIEKEGSTFRFTLPKTYKNCAPRGEYIAKNSKNSTHRALVKMEMSDLKEYN; encoded by the coding sequence GTGAGTGATGTTTTGAAATGCCTAAACTTGAGCAAAGAAAAGGTATACCAATATGCACAGCAAATAAATAGAATGGGCAGTTGGGTGTATTGGTGCGATACAGAGCAGGGTTGGTGGTCGGATGAGGTGTTCGAAATCTACGGCAGACCGCAGTCCGCCGAGTTTTCAAAAGAACTGTTTTTGTCTCGTATTCATCCTGAAGACTATAAAACATTTATGGAGACTTGGCAAAAAGCACTCGAGGGTACTCCGTTTCAGATTGTGCATCGTATCGATGTAAACGGTGAAACACTTTGGCTTGAGGAAAAAGGCGAGCCTGTTGACGATTTTGTAACAGGGCAAAAATTTATTGTGGGTACAGTGCAAGATATTACCGGTATAAAAAAGCAACAAGAATATCGGCAAAGCAAACAGCTTGAATTTCAAACAATAGTACGCGGTATATCCAATCAAAAAGAGATTGAAGAAAATAACCATCTGCAGAGTTCATTCTCTATGGATAAACTTAAGCTAGAGTTTATTTCAGGTCTAACACATGAGTTTAAAACTCCTATTCACATGATTCTTTCTTCTTTGCAAATTCTTACTTTAAAAATGTCAATGGAAGATCAAGAACACTATATCAATTATTACAAAAAATTTTGCGATTATATTGAACATAATGCTTATAAAATATTGCGTTTAACTACGAATCTGCTCAATTCTACTAAGATAGAAAACGGTTTTTTGGAGCTTAATTTTGAAGTTTGTGATTTCAAATTACTGATTGAAGAATGTGTAAACTCCGCGGATATTTATGCTGCCGCCAAAGGAATAAAAATCAATATTTTGTCTTATATCAAAGCGGGACAAAACATTTACTGTGATCGTGACAAAATTGACTGCATTATGCTTAACCTGTTGTCAAATGCAATTAAGTATACGAATAATGGCGGTAAAATTGACGTAATACTTACCGAGAATGAGCAGAATTTGGTTGTAGAAGTAAGCGATAACGGAAGCGGTATCAGTAAAGAATTGCTGCCCCATATTTTTGAAAAATATCGTACAGCAAAATCAAGGCTAATCAAAAACTGTGATGGTGGAGGACTTGGCCTTTGCATTACAAAAGCATTGGTAGAACTGCACGGCGGCAAGATTACTGCGCACAGTATAGAAAAAGAGGGAAGCACCTTTCGGTTTACGCTACCAAAAACTTATAAAAATTGTGCACCGCGCGGAGAATACATTGCGAAAAACAGTAAAAATTCAACACATCGGGCTCTCGTAAAAATGGAGATGTCTGATTTGAAAGAATACAATTAA
- a CDS encoding response regulator, with translation MGTHKINVLLAEDNLDMCDVLKNYFQLTNDIAVCGITHDGEDALLQIRQCLPDVVLLDLVMPKMDGISVLEELQANPLKKQPLLLVASAIGQEKITAKALELGASYYMIKPYVLEDLHRRILLLAEDLKPESPGRRRLSEHDDIPLISKEVMSLGVPTNLLGYQYMVSALRIIMGQNRPCPIAKQVYATIADENNTTLECVESAIRKTINRIYQVHNDNFCSVMQLDVTGQNKKPSNGRFLTLLAEKIKLQKSLMQERAKL, from the coding sequence ATGGGCACACATAAAATCAATGTGTTGTTGGCAGAGGACAATCTTGACATGTGCGATGTCCTCAAAAATTATTTTCAGCTGACAAACGATATTGCTGTTTGCGGTATAACACATGATGGAGAAGATGCTTTGCTGCAAATTCGGCAGTGTTTGCCGGATGTTGTGCTGCTTGATTTAGTTATGCCCAAAATGGACGGCATATCCGTACTGGAAGAACTTCAAGCCAATCCTCTTAAAAAGCAGCCGCTGCTGCTTGTTGCCTCTGCAATCGGGCAAGAGAAAATCACTGCAAAGGCACTCGAATTGGGCGCGAGCTATTATATGATTAAGCCTTATGTACTGGAAGATTTACATCGGCGTATTTTGCTTTTGGCAGAAGATTTGAAACCGGAATCGCCAGGAAGGAGAAGATTATCTGAACATGATGACATCCCGCTGATTTCCAAAGAGGTAATGAGCCTAGGTGTGCCCACAAATTTACTTGGTTATCAGTATATGGTGTCTGCATTACGCATTATTATGGGGCAGAATCGGCCATGCCCCATAGCAAAGCAGGTATACGCAACCATTGCGGATGAAAATAATACAACCTTGGAATGTGTTGAAAGTGCAATACGCAAAACAATTAACCGAATTTACCAAGTACATAACGATAATTTTTGTTCAGTCATGCAGTTGGATGTTACAGGACAAAATAAAAAGCCCTCTAACGGCAGGTTCTTAACACTGCTGGCAGAAAAAATAAAACTGCAAAAAAGTCTGATGCAAGAGAGGGCAAAGTTGTGA
- a CDS encoding DUF6514 family protein: MNSAVTIFSKDYSELSKLQSQKKVNYGLIEDEVNGKKYYGIGISIEEDGFRESDFLENLSTSKTDILNIVTFLYENSILIDTWKEITSELLGCYCSDP; this comes from the coding sequence ATGAACAGCGCAGTTACTATTTTTTCCAAAGATTATTCCGAGCTTAGTAAATTGCAAAGCCAAAAAAAGGTGAACTATGGCCTGATTGAAGACGAGGTAAACGGAAAAAAGTACTATGGCATCGGTATCTCAATAGAGGAGGATGGTTTTCGAGAAAGTGATTTTCTTGAAAATCTCTCTACATCTAAAACCGACATTTTAAACATCGTAACCTTTCTTTATGAAAACTCTATCCTAATCGATACCTGGAAGGAAATTACAAGTGAGCTTTTAGGATGTTATTGTTCCGATCCGTAA
- a CDS encoding putative DNA modification/repair radical SAM protein gives MNIFDKLTILSDAAKYDAACTSSGADRRGGKGGIGSAVSAGICHSFAADGRCISLLKVLFTNCCIYDCKYCINRVSNDTRRAVFTPRELADLTIHFYRRNYIEGLFLSSGVIKSPNFTCEQLIETLSLLRNEYNFRGYIHVKAIPGADDALIQSLGLLADRMSVNIELPSQDSLKLLAPDKSKVSILRPMSVIQHKIAENTTDLIRYRHAPKFSPAGQSTQMIIGATPDSDFKILNLTQNLYRKFGLKRVFFSAYTPVQSHSLLPSLDTKPPLLREHRLYQADWLLRFYGFDASELLDEQHQNFNPYIDPKCNWALNHMDMFPVEINTAPYDTLLRVPGIGVKSAQRILLARRATSIDFTGLKKIGIVLKRAQYFITCNGKIAEGLKITPEGAMRALISERCAGMLPAYQPEQLSLFTPQLTREDVIQCLTGEL, from the coding sequence ATGAATATTTTTGATAAGCTGACAATTTTATCGGATGCCGCGAAATACGATGCCGCCTGTACCTCAAGCGGGGCAGACCGCAGAGGCGGCAAGGGCGGTATCGGCAGTGCAGTATCAGCCGGCATCTGCCATAGCTTTGCGGCAGATGGAAGATGTATTTCATTGCTGAAAGTACTGTTTACCAACTGCTGTATTTACGATTGCAAATACTGCATTAACCGCGTAAGCAATGATACTCGGCGCGCTGTATTTACTCCGCGTGAACTTGCCGATCTCACAATCCATTTTTATCGGCGCAACTATATCGAGGGGCTTTTTCTCAGTTCAGGGGTTATAAAAAGCCCGAATTTTACATGTGAGCAGCTTATTGAAACGCTGTCTCTGTTAAGAAATGAATATAACTTTCGCGGATACATCCATGTGAAAGCCATCCCAGGCGCAGATGATGCACTGATACAAAGCCTCGGGCTGCTTGCGGACCGTATGAGTGTGAATATTGAACTCCCATCGCAAGACAGTTTAAAACTGCTTGCACCTGACAAATCCAAGGTATCTATTTTGCGCCCCATGAGTGTTATCCAGCATAAAATTGCAGAAAACACTACAGACCTGATACGTTACCGCCATGCACCCAAGTTTTCTCCTGCAGGGCAAAGCACACAGATGATTATTGGTGCAACTCCCGATAGTGATTTTAAAATTCTAAACCTTACACAGAATTTGTACCGCAAGTTTGGTTTAAAACGCGTATTTTTTTCAGCCTACACTCCGGTACAAAGTCACTCTCTGCTGCCTTCTCTGGATACCAAGCCACCCCTCCTGCGCGAACACAGATTATATCAGGCAGATTGGCTTTTGCGATTTTACGGTTTTGATGCCTCTGAACTGCTGGATGAGCAGCATCAGAATTTTAATCCTTATATCGACCCAAAGTGTAACTGGGCACTCAACCACATGGATATGTTCCCAGTTGAAATCAACACCGCCCCATACGATACCCTGCTGCGTGTACCGGGTATTGGTGTAAAAAGCGCACAGCGCATACTGCTTGCGCGGCGTGCAACTTCAATCGATTTTACAGGGCTCAAAAAAATCGGTATTGTATTAAAGCGTGCTCAGTATTTCATCACTTGCAACGGCAAGATTGCAGAAGGATTGAAAATCACACCTGAGGGGGCAATGCGCGCTTTGATATCGGAACGCTGTGCAGGTATGCTGCCGGCATACCAACCCGAGCAGTTATCTTTATTCACCCCGCAACTTACCAGAGAGGATGTGATACAGTGCCTGACTGGGGAACTGTAG
- a CDS encoding TIGR03915 family putative DNA repair protein produces the protein MPDWGTVVYLYDGSFDGLLCCVYESYTRHETPVDILSADEPQGILYPTREITTNEAHAHRVYTSLSTRISSEAEELARLGFLTCAPDKAMLIYRFICLGYRYGGKTAQMLTNSTVCALTNAVKSLLNERHLLTGFIRFSEYKGALVAKIEPKNFVLPLLKAHFCERYAEEHFLIYDVTHGMALIYTPYKAEIIPIEHLQLPKEDETEQQYRKLWKQYYDTIAIESRYNPKCRMTHMPKRYWTYLTEFQQNSSEAYKIGNDTNYPTLPEK, from the coding sequence GTGCCTGACTGGGGAACTGTAGTGTATCTGTACGACGGCAGTTTTGACGGGCTGTTGTGCTGCGTATATGAAAGTTACACGCGGCACGAAACCCCTGTTGATATTTTATCAGCAGATGAACCACAAGGAATTCTCTACCCTACGCGAGAAATTACAACAAACGAGGCACACGCACATCGTGTTTACACATCGCTTTCAACCCGTATTTCATCAGAAGCCGAAGAGCTTGCGCGGCTTGGCTTTTTAACCTGTGCACCCGATAAAGCAATGTTAATCTACCGTTTTATTTGCCTAGGCTACCGTTACGGAGGAAAAACAGCACAAATGCTTACAAATAGTACAGTTTGTGCACTTACCAATGCAGTAAAATCTTTGCTTAATGAACGACATCTGTTAACCGGTTTTATTCGCTTTTCTGAATACAAAGGTGCACTGGTTGCCAAAATAGAACCTAAAAATTTTGTTTTGCCCCTGCTGAAAGCTCATTTCTGTGAAAGATATGCAGAAGAACATTTTTTAATATACGATGTCACACACGGCATGGCACTCATCTATACACCTTATAAGGCAGAAATTATACCGATAGAGCATTTGCAGTTACCCAAAGAAGATGAAACAGAGCAGCAATACCGCAAACTTTGGAAGCAATATTACGATACCATTGCAATTGAGTCACGCTACAATCCCAAATGCCGTATGACACATATGCCGAAACGTTATTGGACGTATCTAACTGAATTCCAACAAAATTCATCTGAAGCATACAAAATAGGAAACGACACAAATTACCCCACCTTACCGGAAAAGTAA
- a CDS encoding DUF2752 domain-containing protein, which yields MKKRIFVVTIICVLMVLGAIWLYFSSPQGAGIPCPVRLLTGFYCAGCGTSRALHSILHLKFYQAFRYNPAMVILLPFIMVYIAARIIDYLKTGQNNIDKRLSFRALLWVIILLLVYSVVRNIPIYPFNLLVPTII from the coding sequence GTGAAAAAGCGTATCTTTGTAGTCACAATTATCTGTGTTCTGATGGTATTAGGGGCAATTTGGCTTTATTTCAGCAGCCCTCAAGGTGCAGGCATCCCTTGCCCTGTGCGTTTACTTACGGGCTTTTACTGCGCAGGCTGTGGTACATCACGTGCACTTCACAGCATATTGCATCTAAAGTTTTATCAAGCGTTCCGTTATAATCCTGCTATGGTCATATTGCTGCCTTTTATTATGGTTTACATTGCAGCACGCATAATTGATTATTTAAAAACAGGGCAAAACAACATCGATAAGCGTTTGTCTTTTCGTGCATTGTTATGGGTTATAATATTGCTGCTCGTGTACAGCGTGGTGCGTAATATCCCTATATATCCATTTAATCTGCTTGTTCCTACAATTATATAA
- a CDS encoding CD225/dispanin family protein, translated as MTCPKCGANLPDESVFCAQCGYSLSGEGQTGNNTQPPPVYGEPQPIPPQYSYDAQQNNNIKSINGTTYLVFAILATVLCCLPFGIPAIVYATKIDKAQALGDLLGAQSAAKKSKMWSIIAAVSAVVVFVLYIVIMAALGFSLAESGMYGGNF; from the coding sequence ATGACATGTCCAAAATGCGGTGCAAACTTACCTGATGAATCGGTTTTTTGTGCACAATGCGGCTACAGCTTAAGCGGTGAGGGTCAAACCGGTAATAATACACAGCCACCACCTGTTTATGGTGAGCCACAGCCAATACCTCCGCAGTATTCTTACGATGCTCAGCAGAATAATAACATCAAATCAATCAATGGTACAACCTACTTGGTGTTTGCTATTCTCGCTACAGTGCTTTGCTGCTTACCTTTTGGCATTCCTGCAATCGTCTATGCAACAAAAATTGACAAGGCACAAGCTCTTGGCGATTTACTGGGTGCACAAAGTGCAGCTAAAAAATCCAAGATGTGGTCTATTATTGCGGCTGTATCTGCCGTTGTAGTTTTTGTTCTTTATATCGTTATTATGGCAGCTTTGGGCTTTAGCCTTGCAGAAAGCGGCATGTACGGCGGCAACTTTTAA